A region from the Sulfitobacter sp. D7 genome encodes:
- the xsc gene encoding sulfoacetaldehyde acetyltransferase produces MKMTTEEAFVKTLQMHGIDTAFGIIGSAMMPISDLFPAAGITFYDGAHECNSGMMADGFTRASGRMSMMVAQNGPGITNFVTPVKTAYWNHTPLLLVTPQAANKTIGQGGFQEVEQMALFRDMVAYQEEVRDPTRIAETLNRVILQAKRHSAPAQINIPRDFWTQVIDIELPAIVEFERPSGGETAIAEAAELLSNAKFPVILNGAGVVIGGAIDDARKLAERLDAPVCCGYQHNDAFPGSHPLSVGPLGYNGSKAAMELIAKADVVLALGTRLNPFSTLPGYGIDYWPKDAKIIQVDINPDRIGLTKKVSVGIVGDAGKVARTILNGLSDSAGDASREERRNLIAQTKSAWAQELTSMDHEDDDPGTTWNERARDREPEKMSPRMAWRAIQKTLPKEAIISSDIGNNCAIGNAYPTFEAGRKYLAPGLFGPCGYGFPAICGAKIACPDVPVVGFAGDGAFGISMNEMVSVSRDDWPAVTMVIFRNYQWGAEKRNTTLWFDDNFVGTELAQDVSYAAVAKACGVEGVQVSSMDELTDALDRAVKAQMDEGKTTFIEVLLNQELGEPFRRDAMKKPVSVAGISRDDMRPQQV; encoded by the coding sequence ATGAAAATGACCACCGAAGAAGCCTTCGTCAAAACCCTTCAGATGCATGGGATCGACACGGCCTTTGGCATTATCGGCTCGGCCATGATGCCGATCTCCGATCTGTTCCCCGCCGCCGGGATCACCTTTTACGACGGCGCGCATGAGTGTAACTCTGGCATGATGGCCGATGGGTTCACCCGCGCGTCGGGGCGGATGTCGATGATGGTGGCGCAAAACGGGCCGGGGATCACCAACTTCGTGACGCCGGTGAAAACCGCCTATTGGAACCACACGCCGCTGCTGCTGGTGACCCCGCAGGCGGCGAACAAGACCATCGGTCAGGGCGGTTTTCAGGAGGTCGAGCAGATGGCGCTCTTCCGCGACATGGTCGCCTATCAAGAAGAAGTGCGCGACCCGACCCGCATCGCCGAGACACTGAACCGCGTGATCCTGCAAGCCAAACGCCACTCCGCCCCTGCGCAGATCAACATCCCCCGCGATTTCTGGACCCAAGTGATCGACATCGAACTGCCCGCCATCGTCGAGTTCGAGCGCCCCTCCGGCGGAGAGACCGCCATCGCCGAGGCGGCAGAACTGCTTTCAAACGCGAAATTCCCGGTGATCCTGAATGGCGCGGGTGTGGTCATCGGCGGCGCGATCGACGACGCGCGCAAACTGGCCGAACGGCTCGATGCGCCTGTCTGTTGCGGCTACCAGCACAATGACGCCTTCCCCGGCTCGCACCCGCTGTCGGTCGGGCCGCTGGGCTACAACGGCTCGAAAGCGGCGATGGAACTGATCGCCAAGGCCGATGTGGTACTGGCGCTTGGCACGCGGCTTAACCCCTTTTCAACCCTGCCGGGCTACGGCATCGACTATTGGCCCAAAGACGCCAAAATCATTCAGGTCGATATCAACCCCGACCGCATCGGCCTGACTAAGAAGGTCAGCGTCGGCATCGTCGGCGACGCGGGCAAGGTGGCTCGCACGATCCTTAATGGGCTGAGCGACAGCGCGGGCGACGCGAGCCGCGAGGAACGGCGCAACCTGATCGCCCAGACCAAATCGGCATGGGCGCAAGAACTCACCTCAATGGATCACGAGGACGACGATCCTGGCACCACATGGAACGAGCGCGCCCGCGACCGCGAGCCGGAAAAGATGTCCCCCCGCATGGCATGGCGCGCAATCCAGAAAACGCTGCCGAAAGAGGCGATCATCAGCTCCGACATCGGCAACAACTGCGCCATCGGCAACGCTTATCCGACATTTGAGGCAGGCCGCAAATACCTCGCCCCCGGCCTTTTCGGCCCCTGCGGCTATGGTTTCCCGGCGATCTGCGGGGCCAAGATTGCCTGCCCGGATGTGCCTGTGGTGGGCTTTGCCGGGGATGGCGCTTTTGGTATTTCGATGAACGAGATGGTCAGCGTCAGCCGCGACGACTGGCCCGCCGTGACCATGGTGATCTTTCGCAACTACCAGTGGGGCGCGGAGAAACGGAACACGACGCTGTGGTTCGACGACAATTTCGTCGGTACCGAACTGGCGCAGGACGTGAGCTATGCCGCGGTGGCCAAGGCTTGTGGCGTCGAGGGCGTACAAGTGTCGTCGATGGATGAGCTGACCGACGCGCTGGACCGCGCGGTCAAGGCGCAGATGGACGAGGGCAAGACGACCTTCATCGAGGTGTTGCTGAACCAAGAGCTGGGCGAGCCCTTCCGCCGCGACGCGATGAAGAAACCCGTTTCCGTCGCCGGGATCAGCCGGGATGACATGCGCCCGCAACAGGTCTGA
- a CDS encoding molybdopterin oxidoreductase family protein gives MTHSQPPLDLSPKVSDEVRKTTCYMCACRCGINVHMKKGKVAYIEGNRDHPVNQGVLCAKGSAGIMQHNSPARLRNPMKRVGPRGSGEFESISWNEALQIATDWLEPLRREAPEKLAFFTGRDQSQSFTSLWAQSFGTPNYAAHGGFCSVNMATAGIYTMGGAFWEFGQPDWDHTKLFMLFGVAEDHDSNPIKMGLGKLKKRGARVIGVNPIRTGYNAIADDWVGITPGTDGLFILSLIHCLMKAGRIDLDYLARYTDAPVLLNSDPKSPEYGLQLRDEDGKALVVDRKTGKLTPFDQPGVRPDLAATYRTAGITHRPVFHQMAEQYLGEEYTPEAVAERCGIPAPRIRAIAAELARVAFDEAFELDHAWTDFRGEHHKTMTGRPVSFHAMRGISAHANGFQTCRALHVLQIILGTVEVPGGFRFKPPYPKPATAHPKPHCKATPDAPLDGPHLGFVQGPDDLALRADGSPARIDKAFTWENPMSAHGLMHMVISNAHAGDPYKIDTLFLYMANMSWNSSMNPGGVMEMLTDTDDNGDYVIPRIIYSDAYSSEMVAYADLILPDTTYLERHDCISLLDRPISEADAAADAIRWPVVEPNRDVRGFQSALCDLGTKLGLPGFVNEDGTQKYKDYADYITSHERRPGIGPLAGFRGEDGKDAGRGAPNAEQIDRYIENGGFFVNHIPEGASYYKPWNAAYQDWAVGMGIYDAPQPYLFSLYVEPLRRFQLAAEGHGDRQPPDHLRDRIKQTMSPLPIWYESDPEGTQGYDVHALTQRPMAMYHSWGSQNAWLRQLHGHNPLYLPTAIMRAKGLQDGDWAHVTSPHGGITVPVMEMAALNPKTVWTWNAIGKRKGAWALDRDAPEATKGFLLNHLIHELLPPKGDGLRWSNSDPITGQAAWFDLKVHIEKTDAPAEAQPEIPPQRSPVPPAPRDIAWKVGK, from the coding sequence ATGACGCACTCCCAGCCGCCGCTTGATCTGTCGCCCAAGGTCTCGGACGAGGTTCGCAAGACCACCTGCTACATGTGCGCCTGTCGCTGCGGCATCAACGTGCATATGAAGAAGGGCAAGGTCGCCTATATCGAGGGCAACCGCGACCATCCGGTGAACCAAGGTGTGCTCTGCGCCAAAGGCTCTGCCGGGATCATGCAGCACAACTCTCCCGCGCGCCTGCGCAACCCGATGAAACGGGTCGGCCCGCGCGGTTCCGGCGAGTTTGAGAGCATCAGTTGGAACGAGGCGCTGCAGATTGCCACCGACTGGCTGGAGCCGCTGCGCCGCGAAGCGCCGGAGAAACTGGCGTTCTTCACCGGGCGCGACCAGTCGCAGAGCTTTACCTCCCTTTGGGCGCAGTCCTTTGGCACGCCGAACTACGCGGCCCATGGCGGTTTCTGCTCGGTCAATATGGCCACGGCGGGCATCTATACGATGGGCGGCGCGTTCTGGGAGTTTGGCCAGCCAGATTGGGACCACACCAAGCTGTTCATGCTGTTTGGTGTGGCCGAGGACCATGACAGCAACCCGATCAAGATGGGTCTGGGCAAGCTGAAGAAACGCGGCGCGCGGGTCATCGGGGTGAACCCGATCCGCACCGGATATAACGCCATTGCCGACGATTGGGTCGGCATCACGCCCGGCACCGATGGGCTGTTCATCCTGTCGCTGATCCACTGCCTGATGAAGGCCGGGCGCATCGATCTCGACTACCTCGCGCGCTACACCGACGCGCCGGTGCTGCTGAACAGCGATCCGAAATCGCCGGAGTATGGCCTGCAACTGCGAGACGAGGACGGTAAGGCGCTGGTGGTCGACCGCAAGACCGGCAAGCTGACCCCCTTCGATCAGCCCGGTGTGCGCCCCGACCTTGCCGCCACCTACCGCACGGCGGGCATTACGCACCGCCCGGTCTTTCACCAGATGGCCGAGCAATACCTTGGTGAAGAATATACCCCCGAAGCCGTAGCCGAGCGCTGTGGCATCCCCGCCCCGCGCATCCGCGCCATCGCCGCCGAACTGGCCCGCGTCGCCTTTGACGAAGCCTTCGAGCTTGACCACGCATGGACCGACTTCCGGGGCGAGCATCACAAGACGATGACGGGCCGCCCGGTCTCCTTCCACGCCATGCGCGGCATCTCGGCCCATGCCAATGGGTTTCAAACCTGCCGGGCGCTGCATGTGCTGCAGATCATCCTTGGCACCGTCGAAGTGCCGGGCGGTTTCCGCTTTAAACCGCCCTACCCCAAGCCTGCCACCGCGCATCCCAAACCGCATTGCAAAGCCACCCCCGATGCGCCGCTCGACGGGCCGCATCTGGGTTTCGTTCAAGGCCCCGACGATCTGGCGCTACGCGCTGATGGCAGCCCCGCGCGGATCGACAAGGCGTTCACATGGGAAAACCCGATGTCGGCCCATGGGCTGATGCATATGGTGATCTCTAACGCCCACGCGGGCGATCCCTATAAGATCGACACGCTGTTTCTCTATATGGCTAATATGTCGTGGAACTCTTCGATGAACCCCGGCGGGGTGATGGAGATGCTGACCGACACTGATGATAACGGTGACTATGTGATCCCGCGCATCATCTACTCCGATGCCTATTCTTCGGAAATGGTCGCCTATGCCGATCTGATCCTGCCCGACACGACGTACCTTGAACGGCACGACTGTATCTCACTGCTCGACCGCCCGATCAGCGAGGCCGACGCCGCCGCCGATGCGATCCGTTGGCCCGTAGTAGAGCCCAACCGCGATGTGCGCGGCTTTCAGTCGGCGCTTTGTGATCTGGGGACAAAACTTGGCCTGCCGGGGTTCGTGAACGAGGATGGCACCCAGAAATACAAAGACTATGCCGACTACATCACCAGCCACGAACGCCGTCCGGGCATTGGCCCGCTGGCCGGGTTCCGCGGTGAGGATGGCAAAGACGCGGGGCGCGGGGCGCCGAACGCCGAGCAGATCGACCGCTATATCGAAAACGGCGGTTTCTTCGTCAATCACATCCCCGAGGGGGCGAGTTACTACAAGCCGTGGAACGCCGCCTATCAAGATTGGGCCGTCGGCATGGGCATCTATGACGCGCCGCAGCCCTATCTGTTTTCGCTCTATGTCGAGCCGCTGCGCCGCTTTCAGCTTGCCGCCGAAGGCCACGGCGACCGCCAGCCCCCTGACCATCTGCGCGACCGGATTAAGCAGACCATGTCGCCCCTGCCAATCTGGTATGAAAGCGACCCTGAAGGCACGCAGGGCTATGATGTCCACGCCCTCACCCAACGGCCCATGGCGATGTACCATTCATGGGGCAGTCAGAACGCTTGGCTGCGCCAGTTGCACGGGCACAATCCGCTCTACCTGCCCACGGCGATCATGCGTGCCAAGGGGCTGCAAGACGGCGATTGGGCGCACGTGACCTCCCCGCACGGAGGGATCACGGTGCCGGTGATGGAGATGGCGGCCCTGAACCCCAAAACGGTCTGGACATGGAACGCCATCGGCAAACGCAAAGGCGCATGGGCGCTGGACCGCGACGCGCCCGAGGCGACCAAGGGCTTCTTGCTAAACCACCTGATTCACGAATTGCTGCCACCCAAAGGCGACGGTTTGCGGTGGTCGAACTCCGACCCGATCACCGGACAGGCCGCGTGGTTCGACCTTAAAGTGCATATCGAAAAGACCGACGCCCCTGCCGAGGCGCAGCCGGAAATTCCGCCGCAACGCTCCCCAGTCCCGCCCGCGCCGCGCGACATCGCGTGGAAGGTGGGCAAATGA
- a CDS encoding 4Fe-4S dicluster domain-containing protein produces MTTLPQQTDRKLGLVIDLDTCVGCHACVISCKGWNTENYGAPLSDQDAYGADPSGTFLNRVHSYEVQPEAGAAQLVHFPKSCLHCDDAPCVTVCPTGASYKRVEDGIVLVNESDCIGCGLCAWACPYGAREMDQAAGVMKKCTLCVDRIYNENLPEEDRQPACVRTCPAGARHFGDLGDPESAVSQLVAERGGVDLMPEQGTKPVNKYLPPRPRDQLQAPEDSGDIDVLAPFLAPIDSGPKGFLGWLDRTLEKL; encoded by the coding sequence ATGACCACGCTCCCACAACAGACCGACCGCAAACTCGGCCTTGTGATCGACCTTGATACCTGTGTCGGTTGTCATGCCTGCGTGATCTCCTGCAAAGGCTGGAACACCGAGAACTACGGCGCGCCACTGTCAGACCAAGACGCCTATGGCGCGGACCCGTCGGGCACCTTTCTCAACCGCGTGCACAGCTATGAGGTTCAGCCCGAAGCGGGTGCCGCGCAACTCGTGCATTTTCCGAAATCCTGCCTGCACTGCGATGACGCGCCCTGCGTCACCGTTTGCCCCACGGGGGCGAGCTACAAGCGCGTCGAGGACGGCATCGTGCTGGTCAACGAGAGCGACTGTATCGGCTGTGGCCTCTGCGCATGGGCCTGTCCCTACGGCGCGCGCGAGATGGATCAGGCCGCGGGCGTGATGAAGAAATGCACCCTCTGCGTCGACCGTATCTATAACGAGAACTTGCCCGAAGAAGACCGCCAGCCCGCCTGCGTGCGCACCTGCCCCGCTGGCGCGCGGCACTTTGGTGATCTGGGCGACCCCGAAAGTGCTGTGAGCCAACTGGTGGCCGAGCGTGGCGGTGTGGACCTGATGCCCGAGCAGGGCACCAAGCCGGTCAATAAATACCTGCCGCCCCGCCCGCGCGATCAGTTGCAAGCCCCAGAGGACAGCGGCGATATCGACGTGTTGGCCCCCTTCCTCGCCCCGATCGACAGCGGCCCAAAAGGTTTCCTCGGCTGGCTTGATCGCACTTTGGAGAAGCTCTGA
- a CDS encoding acetate/propionate family kinase produces MTQALVLVVNAGSSSIKAAVFDGGLTEVLRIEAQGIGQTGALRVNSAPAQPRALPDHQTAFRALLEALRGEGIDTGDLTAAAHRIVHGGPDLAETCVISPKVRAAIAAAAPLAPLHNPHHLGAIDALASLMPDLPQVAAFDTGFHRTNPDVARRYALPERAETAALRRYGFHGISYESLVANFRETTGTGLPRRLLALHLGNGASLCAIHEGQSVATTMGFSPLSGLTMGTRAGEIDAGAVVHLVRDMGLEEAQTLLHHESGLLGLSGLTADMRQLAETDSDAARFARDHFCYWITRQAGSMIAAMGGIDGIAFTGGIGENDSGVREKVLANLRWAGNIPSWVIPAAEEKHIARQTRALLKDPALS; encoded by the coding sequence GTGACCCAAGCGCTGGTGCTTGTCGTCAACGCGGGATCGTCGTCTATCAAGGCGGCGGTCTTTGACGGCGGGTTGACCGAGGTTTTGCGGATCGAGGCGCAGGGCATCGGCCAGACCGGCGCGCTTCGGGTCAACTCTGCACCAGCGCAGCCGCGCGCCTTGCCGGATCACCAGACGGCCTTCCGCGCGCTGCTAGAGGCGCTGCGCGGGGAAGGTATCGATACTGGTGATCTCACCGCCGCCGCGCACCGTATCGTGCATGGCGGGCCGGATTTGGCCGAGACCTGTGTGATCAGCCCGAAAGTGCGGGCCGCCATCGCCGCCGCCGCGCCGCTTGCGCCGTTGCACAATCCGCACCACCTCGGGGCCATCGACGCGCTGGCCAGCCTCATGCCCGACCTGCCGCAGGTCGCCGCCTTTGATACCGGCTTTCACCGGACCAACCCCGATGTCGCCCGCCGCTATGCCCTGCCCGAACGGGCCGAAACGGCTGCCCTGCGCCGCTATGGGTTTCACGGCATCAGCTATGAAAGCCTCGTCGCGAACTTTCGCGAGACCACTGGCACAGGCCTCCCCCGCCGTTTGCTGGCGCTGCATCTGGGCAATGGCGCGTCGCTCTGCGCCATCCACGAGGGGCAATCGGTCGCCACCACCATGGGGTTTTCGCCCCTCAGCGGGCTGACCATGGGCACCCGCGCGGGCGAGATTGACGCGGGTGCGGTGGTGCATCTGGTGCGCGACATGGGGTTGGAAGAAGCGCAGACACTGCTGCATCACGAAAGCGGATTGCTGGGGCTTTCGGGCCTCACTGCCGACATGCGGCAATTGGCGGAAACAGACAGCGACGCCGCCCGCTTCGCCCGTGACCATTTTTGCTACTGGATCACCCGGCAAGCAGGGTCGATGATCGCTGCCATGGGCGGGATCGACGGCATCGCTTTCACCGGGGGCATCGGCGAAAACGATTCCGGGGTGAGGGAAAAGGTTCTTGCAAACCTTCGCTGGGCGGGAAATATTCCCTCTTGGGTCATCCCCGCCGCCGAAGAGAAACATATCGCGCGCCAAACGCGCGCCCTGCTGAAAGACCCCGCCCTCTCATGA